GGTCGCGGACGACGTCGGTAGCTACCGGCCAACCGCGAGCTACCCGGTAATCAGCGCCCAGGCGGTGGGAAACTTCTCGCTCGTCTACGCCCTGACGCGGCATCTTCAGGCCGACAGAGTCAGCCTGGTCTCGCGCAAGGGCCCGGACTGGCGCAGCGAGGTAGGCGACCTCGAGCGGATGGTGCGGCAGCGCGCTCTGGAGAGCCGTGAACTTGTGTTACCGAGACATGGTAGGCTGGCCTCCGTGACCATTTCCGGAGGCCTGCCATGCCCACCCTTGGCGTGATCAACCAAAAAGGTGGGGTAGGGAAGACCACGACGGCGATCAACCTGGCCGCCTCGCTGGCCGCGCACCGGCGCGTCCTGCTCATCGACCTGGATCCCCAGGCCAATGCCTCGAGCGGGTTGGGCATCGTAAAGCCGGACAAGACCATCTACGATGTGCTGTCGGGCACGGTGCCGGCGCGTCAGGCCGTGCGCGACACCCCGGAACCGGGGTTGAAGATCCTGCCGGCTTCGGCTGACTTAGCTGGCGCCGCGCTCGAGCTCGATGCCAGCGAGGACAACATGCGTCTGCTCGCTAGAGCCCTCACCGGCGTCAGGCCGAACTTCGACTTCATCATCCTCGACGCTCCGCCCACCATCGGCGCGCTCACCTTGAACGCGCTGGCCGCCGCCGACTTTCTGATCATCCCGCTGCAGACGGAGTACTACGCGCTCGAGGGCGTCGCCGGCATGATGGAGACGGTCGAGCGGGCGCGTAGCTCGCTCAACCCGCAGTTGCAGATCCTGGGCATCCTCCTCACCATGTTCGACGGTCGCACCAAGCTGTCGCAGGAGGTCGAGGAGAATGTCCGCAAGCACTTTGAAAGGCTCACCTTTGAGACCGTGATCCCTCGCAACGTCAAGCTCGCCGAGGCACCCTCCTACAGCCTGCCCATCCACCACTATGCGCCGGCCTCTCAGGGTGCCGCCGCCTATCGACGCCTAGCCGAGGAGGTGCTGCAGCGTGTCTACTAAGCGCAAGGGGCTGGGCCGGGGCCTCGACGCCCTGCTGCCGCCCAAGCGAGAGGACGGCTTGCAGGAGCTCGAGC
This region of Deinococcota bacterium genomic DNA includes:
- a CDS encoding ParA family protein, with product MPTLGVINQKGGVGKTTTAINLAASLAAHRRVLLIDLDPQANASSGLGIVKPDKTIYDVLSGTVPARQAVRDTPEPGLKILPASADLAGAALELDASEDNMRLLARALTGVRPNFDFIILDAPPTIGALTLNALAAADFLIIPLQTEYYALEGVAGMMETVERARSSLNPQLQILGILLTMFDGRTKLSQEVEENVRKHFERLTFETVIPRNVKLAEAPSYSLPIHHYAPASQGAAAYRRLAEEVLQRVY